In Helianthus annuus cultivar XRQ/B chromosome 8, HanXRQr2.0-SUNRISE, whole genome shotgun sequence, a single genomic region encodes these proteins:
- the LOC110880763 gene encoding trichohyalin-like, which produces MKENCQAGADKYIMYPRFIMLLLNNKIKDLPKDCEDVMEMSCVNKVTIGRITKDKDEKTKQMICRIKDKAYVAPENDRRRHDDSNSDNEDSRMNEMTEKKTRWWHVRDGKRKRTPKSSPAVVIPKEGEKGSSGEPQQKLIDETVLEPSVVIEQGADLLKQSLETYLKKNEEVAAQQAQGTGVHAEKVTRGQQETEVLRSSSDGDSEATQSESELIPETVGKGKVQLKKKPTKKQKGSDEEDSPYDPEKSKRQRKKRKAAPIGVIPRNVRSKKSGAESQKDKDGKAAQHVEKEKSPSVEIPKESEVKTTEVPVVGTEEKTDDEVEITGFRAASPKPAQQDIPGSSRQREEDFNFNFDYLGTATGVFSEDMPEGESDMSNDKAVKELIKKVKELEKEKATAKMERNSMRSQIDDLMEAHNKVVAALVEKEKRMKDDVEVNSKVFDSLTQEISSLNTKIKDLENVNQTLNQLLNEMSEASSNEMKAIKLEMEAMKADKLMKDQQIQMLVAVVESHLKMSIHAAFDEIDVIRANERRMERERQMAEEANLRNKGIVEEIEVVGGSSSQPDIEMIEEVEDQEQEIAENHQEMVEAGDEEPHEPEYLIVGEPVEPIIAENVLRRVEIIQRRRRAREVLLLEYTTDKFVLVGDAYPVPYNGKEVAKLTRFFDLKRKGRIARGEIVDEESDIEMFGDEDEEDEDDSDVKDNKADDKSDKDDKDDDDNDQGASGLLISEPNVQERVDELMNNEINEQEDEVEHEASSSRKQPGDQVLLSNPTVIYLSGKQQGEVEVKRTRAEMLEELGLEDGKFKFDIEDEIPHSPAKDFEPRYPHEADHYHDVIVESASDSEEDRVDFHYEGEDVAFPTFRELFQEKNEDELRRKIDERVSTADIPEPVSKEITVEERK; this is translated from the exons ATGAAGGAGAATTGTCAAGCTGGAGCAGATAAGTACATCATGTATCCGAGATTCATTATGCTGTTACTCAATAACAAAATCAAAGACCTTCCGAAGGATTGTGAGGATGTGATGGAGATGAGCTGtgtgaataaggttacaattggAAGAATCACAAAAGATAAGGATGAGAAAACCAAGCAAATGATTTGTAGAATAAAAGATAAAGCATATGTTGCTCCTGAAAACGATAGACGGAGACATGACGACAGCAATTCCGACAATGAAGACTCAAGAATGAATGAGATGACTGAGAAGAAGACTAGGTGGTGGCATGTTAGAGATGGAAAAAGGAAAAGAACACCTAAGTCATCCCCTGCGGTTGTTATTCCTAAAGAAGGAGaaaagg GGTCTTCTGGAGAGCCACAGCAGAAGTTAATTGATGAGACAGTTCTAGAGCCATCTGTGGTGATTGAACAAGGTGCTGATTTATTAAAGCAATCTTTGGAAACCTATTTGAAAAAGAACGAAGAGGTTGCAGCACAACAAGCTCAAGGAACAGGTGTTCATGCTGAAAAGGTTACAAGGGGTCAACAAGAAACAGAAGTTTTAAGGAGTTCAAGTGATGGAGATTCTGAAGCTACTCAATCTGAATCAGAATTAATTCCTGAAACTGTTGGTAAAGGAAAAGTTCAGTTAAAGAAAAAGCctacaaagaaacaaaaaggaTCAGATGAAGAAGATTCTCCTTATGATCCTGAAAAGTCAAAGAGACAGAGAAAGAAACGAAAGGCAGCTCCAATTGGGGTTATTCCCAGAAATGTCAGATCAAAGAAGTCTGGAGCTGAATCTCAAAAAGATAAAGATGGAAAGGCAGCTCAACATGTTGAGAAAGAAAAATCACCAAGTGTTGAAATTCCAAAAGAATCGGAGGTGAAAACAACAGAAGTTCCAGTTGTTGGAACAGAAGAGAAAACAGATGATGAAGTAGAGATCACTGGATTCAGAGCTGCTAGTCCAAAACCTGCTCAACAAGATATTCCTGGTTCATCACGTCAGAGAGAAGAAGATTTCAACTTCAATTTTGATTATCTTGGTACTGCTACTGGTGTTTTCTCTGAAGACATGCCTGAAGGTGAAAGTGACATGTCTAATGATAAAGCGGTTAAAGAATTGATCAAGAAGGTTAAAGAACTGGAGAAAGAAAAAGCAACAGCTAAAATGGAGCGCAATTCTATGAGAAGTCAAATTGATGATTTGATGGAAGCTCACAACAAAGTTGTTGCAGCATTGGTCGAAAAGGAGAAAAGAATGAAGGATGATGTCGAGGTTAACTCTAAAGTGTTTGACTCGTTAACACAAGAGATATCTTCCTTGAATACCAAGATAAAAGATCTGGAGAATGTGAATCAAACACTAAATCAACTTCTCAATGAAATGAGTGAAGCCTCTTCAAATGAAATGAAGGCAATAAAGTTGGAGATGGAGGCTATGAAAGCTGATAAATTGATGAAAGATCAACAAATTCAGATGCTGGTTGCTGTAGTTGAAAGTCATTTGAAGATGAGCATTCATGCTGCTTTTGATGAAATTGATGTGATAAGAGCTAACGAAAGAAGAATGGAGCGTGAACGTCAAATGGCTGAAGAAGCAAATCTAAGAAACAAAGGGATAGTTGAAGAGATTGAGGTAGTTGGAGGTTCTTCTTCGCAACCTGATATTGAAATGATTGAAGAGGTTGaggatcaagaacaagaaattgCTGAAAATCATCAAGAGATGGTTGAAGCAGGAGATGAGGAGCCTCATGAACCAGAATACTTGATTGTTGGAGAACCTGTTGAGCCTATTATTGCTGAAAATGTTCTTCGAAGAGTTGAAATTAtccaaagaagaagaagagcaAGAGAAGTACTACTACTGGAGTATACAACTGACAAATTCGTGTTGGTTGGCGATGCTTATCCTGTGCCATATAATGGAAAAGAAGTGGCAAAACTAACAAGATTCTTTGAtctaaaaagaaaaggaaggatAGCTCGTGGAGAGATCGTAGATGAAGAGTCAGACATAGAAATGTttggtgatgaagatgaagaagatgaagatgattctGATGTCAAAGATAATAAAGCTGATGATAAATCTGATAAAGATGACAAAGATGATGACGACAATGATCAAGGTGCTTCAGGCTTATTAATCAGTGAACCAAATGTTCAAGAAAGAGTGGATGAGTTGATGAATAATGAAATAAATGAGCAGGAGGATGAAGTTGAACATGAAGCATCGTCGTCTAGGAAACAACCTGGTGATCAGGTACTTCTTTCTAATCCTACTGTCATTTACTTATCCGGTAAACAACAAGGAGAAGTAGAGGTTAAAAGAACACGGGCTGAAATGTTAGAGGAATTGGGGTTGGAAGATGGAAAATTTAAATTTGATATTGAAGACGAAATTCCTCACTCACCTGCTAAAGATTTCGAGCCTAGATACCCTCATGAAGCTGATCATTATCATGACGTGATTGTTGAAAGTGCGTCTGATTCAGAGGAAGATAGAGTTGATTTTCATTATGAAGGGGAAGATGTTGCATTCCCTACTTTCAGAGAGTTGTTTCAAGAAAAGAATGAAGATGAGTTGAGAAGAAAGATTGATGAAAGGGTTTCTACAGCAGATATTCCTGAACCGGTTTCTAAAGAGATAACAGTTGAAGAAAGAAAATGA